One segment of Balaenoptera ricei isolate mBalRic1 chromosome 8, mBalRic1.hap2, whole genome shotgun sequence DNA contains the following:
- the LARGE2 gene encoding xylosyl- and glucuronyltransferase LARGE2 isoform X1: MLPRGRPRALGAAALLLLLLLIGFLLFRGDLDYERPRPRGTAAFDGDPPADPGGRNGSDCTPPRPRPPKCELLQVAIVCAGHNSSRDVITLVKSMLFYRKNPLHLHLVTDAVARNILETLFHTWMVPAVRISFYNADELKPQVSWIPNKHYSGLYGLMKLVLPSALPPDLARVIVLDTDVTFASNIAELWALFAHFSDKQVIGLVENQSDWYLGNLWRNHRPWPALGRGFNTGVILLRLDRLRQAGWEQMWKLTATRELLTLPATSLADQDIFNAIIKEHPWLVRPLPCVWNVQLSDHTLAERCYSEASDLKVNGAGGPSDGDGPRMGTPAPCSHPPRRCPPWSQVIHWNSPKKLRVKNKHVESFRNLYLTFLEYDGNLLRRELFGCPRPPPPGAEQLQRALAQLDEGDACFEFRRQQLTVHRVHITFLPHKPPPPQPHDVTLVAQLSMDRLQMLEALCRHWPGPMSLALYLTDAEAQQFLRFVETSVVLSARQDVAYHVVYREGPLYPINQLRNVALAQALTPYVFLSDIDFLPAYSLYDYLRASIKQLELGSGRKAALVVPAFETLHYRFSFPSSKAELLALLDAGSLHTFRYHEWPRGHAPTDYARWREAQAPYHVQWAADYEPYVVVPRDCPRYDPRFVGFGWNKVAHVVELDAQSCHLPPAQATTVRVPHSPRNTSCWCCPRPSSSTCRTPQAWTSPASAPAPPIVTASRPSRTSSTRICPATMGLLPSNTSLPCSSPEAPPDLTPAPGTLPADTGATLLPPHPPCYLNYLWSRWEGLGRGLPSLLSYGWGLVLLCPSWFGAGSCILTCDIPFSQVKF, from the exons ATGCTGCCCCGAGGGCGCCCCCGGGCGCTGGGGGCCGcagcgctgctgctgctgctgcttctgatcGGTTTCCTCCTGTTCCGTGGGGACCTGGACT ACGAGCGGCCGCGGCCGCGGGGGACTGCTGCTTTCGACGGAGACCCGCCGGCAGACCCCGGGGGCCGCAACGGCTCGGATTGCACCCCGCCGCGGCCGCGGCCGCCCAAGTGCGAG CTCTTGCAGGTGGCTATCGTGTGTGCGGGTCATAACTCCAGCAGAGACGTCATCACCCTGGTGAAGTCCATGCTTTTCTACAG GAAAAATCCACTGCACCTCCACTTGGTGACTGACGCCGTGGCCAGGAACATCCTGGAGACGCTCTTTCACACATGGATGGTGCCTGCTGTCCGGATCAGCTTCTACAACGCTGATGAGCTCAAG CCCCAGGTCTCCTGGATACCCAACAAGCACTACTCTGGCCTCTATGGGCTAATGAAGCTAGTGCTGCCCAGCGCCCTGCCCCCTGACCTGGCCCGTGTCATTGTCCTGGACACAGATGTCACCTTTGCCTCCAACATTGCAGAGCTCTGGGCACTCTTTGCTCACTTTTCTG ACAAACAAGTGATTGGTCTCGTGGAGAACCAGAGCGACTGGTACCTCGGCAACCTCTGGAGGAATCACAGGCCCTGGCCTGCCTTGGGCCGGGGATTTAACACAG GCGTGATCCTGCTGCGGCTGGACCGGCTCCGGCAGGCTGGCTGGGAGCAGATGTGGAAGCTGACAGCCACGCGGGAGCTTCTCACCCTGCCTGCCACCTCACTGGCTGACCAG GACATCTTCAATGCCATAATCAAGGAGCACCCGTGGCTGGTGCGGCCCCTGCCCTGCGTCTGGAACGTGCAACTGTCAGACCACACGCTGGCTGAGCGCTGCTACTCAGAGGCGTCTGACCTCAAGGTGAACGGGGCAGGGGGACCGAGTGATGGTGATGGGCCCAGGATGGGGACTCCTGCTCCCTGCTCCCATCCCCCCCGCCGATGCCCTCCCTGGTCCCAGGTGAtccactggaactcaccaaagaagcttcGCGTGAAGAACAAGCATGTGGAATCCTTCCGCAACCTCTACCTGACCTTCCTGGAGTACGATGGGAACCTGCTGCGGAGAGAGCTCTTTGGgtgcccccgcccgccccctcctGGGGCCGAGCAG TTGCAGCGGGCCCTGGCGCAACTGGACGAGGGGGACGCATGCTTTGAGTTCCGGCGGCAGCAGCTCACTGTGCACCGTGTGCACATCACCTTCCTGCCCCACAAGCCACCGCCCCCCCAGCCCCACGATGTCACCCTGGTGGCCCAGCTCTCCATGGACCG GCTGCAGATGCTGGAAGCCCTGTGCAGGCACTGGCCGGGCCCCATGAGCCTGGCCTTGTACCTGACAGACGCAGAGGCCCAGCAGTTTCTGCGTTTCGTGGAGACCTCGGTGGTGCTCTCCGCCCGGCAGGATGTGGCCTACCACGTGGTGTACCGTGAAGGTCCCCTCTACCCCATCAACCAGCTTCGCAACGTGGCCTTGGCCCAGGCCCTCACGCCTTACGTCTTCCTCAGTGACATTGACTTCCTGCCTGCCTACTCCCTCTACGACTACCTCAG GGCCTCCATCAAGCAGCTGGAGCTGGGCAGCGGGCGGAAGGCAGCTCTGGTGGTGCCCGCATTTGAGACGCTGCACTACCGCTTCAGCTTCCCCAGTTCCAAGGCCGAACTGCTGGCCTTGCTGGACGCTGGGTCTCTCCACACCTTCAG GTACCATGAGTGGCCCCGGGGTCACGCGCCCACAGACTATGCCCGCTGGCGAGAGGCTCAGGCCCCATACCACGTGCAGTGGGCAGCCGACTACGAGCCCTATGTGGTGGTGCCACGTGACTGCCCCCGCTACGACCCCCGCTTTGTGGGCTTCGGCTGGAACAAGGTGGCCCACGTCGTGGAGCTGGATGCACAG AGCTGCCATCTCCCCCCAGCCCAGGCAACGACTGTCCGCGTGCCCCACTCCCCCAGGAATACGAGCTGCTGGTGCTGCCCGAGGCCTTCATCATCCACCTGCCGCACGCCCCAAGCCTGGACATCTCCCGCTTCCGCTCCAGCCCCACCTATCGTGACTGCCTCCAGGCCCTCAAGGACGAGTTCCACCAGGATCTGTCCCGCCACTATGGGGCTGCTGCCCTCAAATACCTCACTGCCCTGCAGCAGCCCCGAGGCCCCACCTGACCTCACACCTGCCCCCGGCACACTCCCTGCTGACACTGGAGCAACCTTGCTGCCGCCCCACCCTCCctgctatttaaattatttatggtCTCGGTGGGAAGGGCTGGGACGGGGCCTCCCTTCGCTGCTATCCTATGGCTGGGGTCTAGTGCTCCTCTGCCCCAGCTGGTTTGGGGCTGGTTCCTGCATCCTCACCTGTGACATCCCTTTTTCACAAGTAAAGTTTTAA
- the LARGE2 gene encoding xylosyl- and glucuronyltransferase LARGE2 isoform X4, whose translation MLPRGRPRALGAAALLLLLLLIGFLLFRGDLDYERPRPRGTAAFDGDPPADPGGRNGSDCTPPRPRPPKCELLQVAIVCAGHNSSRDVITLVKSMLFYRKNPLHLHLVTDAVARNILETLFHTWMVPAVRISFYNADELKPQVSWIPNKHYSGLYGLMKLVLPSALPPDLARVIVLDTDVTFASNIAELWALFAHFSDKQVIGLVENQSDWYLGNLWRNHRPWPALGRGFNTGVILLRLDRLRQAGWEQMWKLTATRELLTLPATSLADQDIFNAIIKEHPWLVRPLPCVWNVQLSDHTLAERCYSEASDLKVNGAGGPSDGDGPRMGTPAPCSHPPRRCPPWSQVIHWNSPKKLRVKNKHVESFRNLYLTFLEYDGNLLRRELFGCPRPPPPGAEQLQRALAQLDEGDACFEFRRQQLTVHRVHITFLPHKPPPPQPHDVTLVAQLSMDRLQMLEALCRHWPGPMSLALYLTDAEAQQFLRFVETSVVLSARQDVAYHVVYREGPLYPINQLRNVALAQALTPYVFLSDIDFLPAYSLYDYLRASIKQLELGSGRKAALVVPAFETLHYRFSFPSSKAELLALLDAGSLHTFRYHEWPRGHAPTDYARWREAQAPYHVQWAADYEPYVVVPRDCPRYDPRFVGFGWNKVAHVVELDAQEYELLVLPEAFIIHLPHAPSLDISRFRSSPTYRDCLQALKDEFHQDLSRHYGAAALKYLTALQQPRGPT comes from the exons ATGCTGCCCCGAGGGCGCCCCCGGGCGCTGGGGGCCGcagcgctgctgctgctgctgcttctgatcGGTTTCCTCCTGTTCCGTGGGGACCTGGACT ACGAGCGGCCGCGGCCGCGGGGGACTGCTGCTTTCGACGGAGACCCGCCGGCAGACCCCGGGGGCCGCAACGGCTCGGATTGCACCCCGCCGCGGCCGCGGCCGCCCAAGTGCGAG CTCTTGCAGGTGGCTATCGTGTGTGCGGGTCATAACTCCAGCAGAGACGTCATCACCCTGGTGAAGTCCATGCTTTTCTACAG GAAAAATCCACTGCACCTCCACTTGGTGACTGACGCCGTGGCCAGGAACATCCTGGAGACGCTCTTTCACACATGGATGGTGCCTGCTGTCCGGATCAGCTTCTACAACGCTGATGAGCTCAAG CCCCAGGTCTCCTGGATACCCAACAAGCACTACTCTGGCCTCTATGGGCTAATGAAGCTAGTGCTGCCCAGCGCCCTGCCCCCTGACCTGGCCCGTGTCATTGTCCTGGACACAGATGTCACCTTTGCCTCCAACATTGCAGAGCTCTGGGCACTCTTTGCTCACTTTTCTG ACAAACAAGTGATTGGTCTCGTGGAGAACCAGAGCGACTGGTACCTCGGCAACCTCTGGAGGAATCACAGGCCCTGGCCTGCCTTGGGCCGGGGATTTAACACAG GCGTGATCCTGCTGCGGCTGGACCGGCTCCGGCAGGCTGGCTGGGAGCAGATGTGGAAGCTGACAGCCACGCGGGAGCTTCTCACCCTGCCTGCCACCTCACTGGCTGACCAG GACATCTTCAATGCCATAATCAAGGAGCACCCGTGGCTGGTGCGGCCCCTGCCCTGCGTCTGGAACGTGCAACTGTCAGACCACACGCTGGCTGAGCGCTGCTACTCAGAGGCGTCTGACCTCAAGGTGAACGGGGCAGGGGGACCGAGTGATGGTGATGGGCCCAGGATGGGGACTCCTGCTCCCTGCTCCCATCCCCCCCGCCGATGCCCTCCCTGGTCCCAGGTGAtccactggaactcaccaaagaagcttcGCGTGAAGAACAAGCATGTGGAATCCTTCCGCAACCTCTACCTGACCTTCCTGGAGTACGATGGGAACCTGCTGCGGAGAGAGCTCTTTGGgtgcccccgcccgccccctcctGGGGCCGAGCAG TTGCAGCGGGCCCTGGCGCAACTGGACGAGGGGGACGCATGCTTTGAGTTCCGGCGGCAGCAGCTCACTGTGCACCGTGTGCACATCACCTTCCTGCCCCACAAGCCACCGCCCCCCCAGCCCCACGATGTCACCCTGGTGGCCCAGCTCTCCATGGACCG GCTGCAGATGCTGGAAGCCCTGTGCAGGCACTGGCCGGGCCCCATGAGCCTGGCCTTGTACCTGACAGACGCAGAGGCCCAGCAGTTTCTGCGTTTCGTGGAGACCTCGGTGGTGCTCTCCGCCCGGCAGGATGTGGCCTACCACGTGGTGTACCGTGAAGGTCCCCTCTACCCCATCAACCAGCTTCGCAACGTGGCCTTGGCCCAGGCCCTCACGCCTTACGTCTTCCTCAGTGACATTGACTTCCTGCCTGCCTACTCCCTCTACGACTACCTCAG GGCCTCCATCAAGCAGCTGGAGCTGGGCAGCGGGCGGAAGGCAGCTCTGGTGGTGCCCGCATTTGAGACGCTGCACTACCGCTTCAGCTTCCCCAGTTCCAAGGCCGAACTGCTGGCCTTGCTGGACGCTGGGTCTCTCCACACCTTCAG GTACCATGAGTGGCCCCGGGGTCACGCGCCCACAGACTATGCCCGCTGGCGAGAGGCTCAGGCCCCATACCACGTGCAGTGGGCAGCCGACTACGAGCCCTATGTGGTGGTGCCACGTGACTGCCCCCGCTACGACCCCCGCTTTGTGGGCTTCGGCTGGAACAAGGTGGCCCACGTCGTGGAGCTGGATGCACAG GAATACGAGCTGCTGGTGCTGCCCGAGGCCTTCATCATCCACCTGCCGCACGCCCCAAGCCTGGACATCTCCCGCTTCCGCTCCAGCCCCACCTATCGTGACTGCCTCCAGGCCCTCAAGGACGAGTTCCACCAGGATCTGTCCCGCCACTATGGGGCTGCTGCCCTCAAATACCTCACTGCCCTGCAGCAGCCCCGAGGCCCCACCTGA
- the LARGE2 gene encoding xylosyl- and glucuronyltransferase LARGE2 isoform X2 yields the protein MLPRGRPRALGAAALLLLLLLIGFLLFRGDLDYERPRPRGTAAFDGDPPADPGGRNGSDCTPPRPRPPKCELLQVAIVCAGHNSSRDVITLVKSMLFYRKNPLHLHLVTDAVARNILETLFHTWMVPAVRISFYNADELKPQVSWIPNKHYSGLYGLMKLVLPSALPPDLARVIVLDTDVTFASNIAELWALFAHFSDKQVIGLVENQSDWYLGNLWRNHRPWPALGRGFNTGVILLRLDRLRQAGWEQMWKLTATRELLTLPATSLADQDIFNAIIKEHPWLVRPLPCVWNVQLSDHTLAERCYSEASDLKVIHWNSPKKLRVKNKHVESFRNLYLTFLEYDGNLLRRELFGCPRPPPPGAEQLQRALAQLDEGDACFEFRRQQLTVHRVHITFLPHKPPPPQPHDVTLVAQLSMDRLQMLEALCRHWPGPMSLALYLTDAEAQQFLRFVETSVVLSARQDVAYHVVYREGPLYPINQLRNVALAQALTPYVFLSDIDFLPAYSLYDYLRASIKQLELGSGRKAALVVPAFETLHYRFSFPSSKAELLALLDAGSLHTFRYHEWPRGHAPTDYARWREAQAPYHVQWAADYEPYVVVPRDCPRYDPRFVGFGWNKVAHVVELDAQSCHLPPAQATTVRVPHSPRNTSCWCCPRPSSSTCRTPQAWTSPASAPAPPIVTASRPSRTSSTRICPATMGLLPSNTSLPCSSPEAPPDLTPAPGTLPADTGATLLPPHPPCYLNYLWSRWEGLGRGLPSLLSYGWGLVLLCPSWFGAGSCILTCDIPFSQVKF from the exons ATGCTGCCCCGAGGGCGCCCCCGGGCGCTGGGGGCCGcagcgctgctgctgctgctgcttctgatcGGTTTCCTCCTGTTCCGTGGGGACCTGGACT ACGAGCGGCCGCGGCCGCGGGGGACTGCTGCTTTCGACGGAGACCCGCCGGCAGACCCCGGGGGCCGCAACGGCTCGGATTGCACCCCGCCGCGGCCGCGGCCGCCCAAGTGCGAG CTCTTGCAGGTGGCTATCGTGTGTGCGGGTCATAACTCCAGCAGAGACGTCATCACCCTGGTGAAGTCCATGCTTTTCTACAG GAAAAATCCACTGCACCTCCACTTGGTGACTGACGCCGTGGCCAGGAACATCCTGGAGACGCTCTTTCACACATGGATGGTGCCTGCTGTCCGGATCAGCTTCTACAACGCTGATGAGCTCAAG CCCCAGGTCTCCTGGATACCCAACAAGCACTACTCTGGCCTCTATGGGCTAATGAAGCTAGTGCTGCCCAGCGCCCTGCCCCCTGACCTGGCCCGTGTCATTGTCCTGGACACAGATGTCACCTTTGCCTCCAACATTGCAGAGCTCTGGGCACTCTTTGCTCACTTTTCTG ACAAACAAGTGATTGGTCTCGTGGAGAACCAGAGCGACTGGTACCTCGGCAACCTCTGGAGGAATCACAGGCCCTGGCCTGCCTTGGGCCGGGGATTTAACACAG GCGTGATCCTGCTGCGGCTGGACCGGCTCCGGCAGGCTGGCTGGGAGCAGATGTGGAAGCTGACAGCCACGCGGGAGCTTCTCACCCTGCCTGCCACCTCACTGGCTGACCAG GACATCTTCAATGCCATAATCAAGGAGCACCCGTGGCTGGTGCGGCCCCTGCCCTGCGTCTGGAACGTGCAACTGTCAGACCACACGCTGGCTGAGCGCTGCTACTCAGAGGCGTCTGACCTCAAG GTGAtccactggaactcaccaaagaagcttcGCGTGAAGAACAAGCATGTGGAATCCTTCCGCAACCTCTACCTGACCTTCCTGGAGTACGATGGGAACCTGCTGCGGAGAGAGCTCTTTGGgtgcccccgcccgccccctcctGGGGCCGAGCAG TTGCAGCGGGCCCTGGCGCAACTGGACGAGGGGGACGCATGCTTTGAGTTCCGGCGGCAGCAGCTCACTGTGCACCGTGTGCACATCACCTTCCTGCCCCACAAGCCACCGCCCCCCCAGCCCCACGATGTCACCCTGGTGGCCCAGCTCTCCATGGACCG GCTGCAGATGCTGGAAGCCCTGTGCAGGCACTGGCCGGGCCCCATGAGCCTGGCCTTGTACCTGACAGACGCAGAGGCCCAGCAGTTTCTGCGTTTCGTGGAGACCTCGGTGGTGCTCTCCGCCCGGCAGGATGTGGCCTACCACGTGGTGTACCGTGAAGGTCCCCTCTACCCCATCAACCAGCTTCGCAACGTGGCCTTGGCCCAGGCCCTCACGCCTTACGTCTTCCTCAGTGACATTGACTTCCTGCCTGCCTACTCCCTCTACGACTACCTCAG GGCCTCCATCAAGCAGCTGGAGCTGGGCAGCGGGCGGAAGGCAGCTCTGGTGGTGCCCGCATTTGAGACGCTGCACTACCGCTTCAGCTTCCCCAGTTCCAAGGCCGAACTGCTGGCCTTGCTGGACGCTGGGTCTCTCCACACCTTCAG GTACCATGAGTGGCCCCGGGGTCACGCGCCCACAGACTATGCCCGCTGGCGAGAGGCTCAGGCCCCATACCACGTGCAGTGGGCAGCCGACTACGAGCCCTATGTGGTGGTGCCACGTGACTGCCCCCGCTACGACCCCCGCTTTGTGGGCTTCGGCTGGAACAAGGTGGCCCACGTCGTGGAGCTGGATGCACAG AGCTGCCATCTCCCCCCAGCCCAGGCAACGACTGTCCGCGTGCCCCACTCCCCCAGGAATACGAGCTGCTGGTGCTGCCCGAGGCCTTCATCATCCACCTGCCGCACGCCCCAAGCCTGGACATCTCCCGCTTCCGCTCCAGCCCCACCTATCGTGACTGCCTCCAGGCCCTCAAGGACGAGTTCCACCAGGATCTGTCCCGCCACTATGGGGCTGCTGCCCTCAAATACCTCACTGCCCTGCAGCAGCCCCGAGGCCCCACCTGACCTCACACCTGCCCCCGGCACACTCCCTGCTGACACTGGAGCAACCTTGCTGCCGCCCCACCCTCCctgctatttaaattatttatggtCTCGGTGGGAAGGGCTGGGACGGGGCCTCCCTTCGCTGCTATCCTATGGCTGGGGTCTAGTGCTCCTCTGCCCCAGCTGGTTTGGGGCTGGTTCCTGCATCCTCACCTGTGACATCCCTTTTTCACAAGTAAAGTTTTAA
- the LARGE2 gene encoding xylosyl- and glucuronyltransferase LARGE2 isoform X6 → MLPRGRPRALGAAALLLLLLLIGFLLFRGDLDYERPRPRGTAAFDGDPPADPGGRNGSDCTPPRPRPPKCELLQVAIVCAGHNSSRDVITLVKSMLFYRKNPLHLHLVTDAVARNILETLFHTWMVPAVRISFYNADELKPQVSWIPNKHYSGLYGLMKLVLPSALPPDLARVIVLDTDVTFASNIAELWALFAHFSDKQVIGLVENQSDWYLGNLWRNHRPWPALGRGFNTGVILLRLDRLRQAGWEQMWKLTATRELLTLPATSLADQDIFNAIIKEHPWLVRPLPCVWNVQLSDHTLAERCYSEASDLKVIHWNSPKKLRVKNKHVESFRNLYLTFLEYDGNLLRRELFGCPRPPPPGAEQLQRALAQLDEGDACFEFRRQQLTVHRVHITFLPHKPPPPQPHDVTLVAQLSMDRLQMLEALCRHWPGPMSLALYLTDAEAQQFLRFVETSVVLSARQDVAYHVVYREGPLYPINQLRNVALAQALTPYVFLSDIDFLPAYSLYDYLRASIKQLELGSGRKAALVVPAFETLHYRFSFPSSKAELLALLDAGSLHTFRYHEWPRGHAPTDYARWREAQAPYHVQWAADYEPYVVVPRDCPRYDPRFVGFGWNKVAHVVELDAQEYELLVLPEAFIIHLPHAPSLDISRFRSSPTYRDCLQALKDEFHQDLSRHYGAAALKYLTALQQPRGPT, encoded by the exons ATGCTGCCCCGAGGGCGCCCCCGGGCGCTGGGGGCCGcagcgctgctgctgctgctgcttctgatcGGTTTCCTCCTGTTCCGTGGGGACCTGGACT ACGAGCGGCCGCGGCCGCGGGGGACTGCTGCTTTCGACGGAGACCCGCCGGCAGACCCCGGGGGCCGCAACGGCTCGGATTGCACCCCGCCGCGGCCGCGGCCGCCCAAGTGCGAG CTCTTGCAGGTGGCTATCGTGTGTGCGGGTCATAACTCCAGCAGAGACGTCATCACCCTGGTGAAGTCCATGCTTTTCTACAG GAAAAATCCACTGCACCTCCACTTGGTGACTGACGCCGTGGCCAGGAACATCCTGGAGACGCTCTTTCACACATGGATGGTGCCTGCTGTCCGGATCAGCTTCTACAACGCTGATGAGCTCAAG CCCCAGGTCTCCTGGATACCCAACAAGCACTACTCTGGCCTCTATGGGCTAATGAAGCTAGTGCTGCCCAGCGCCCTGCCCCCTGACCTGGCCCGTGTCATTGTCCTGGACACAGATGTCACCTTTGCCTCCAACATTGCAGAGCTCTGGGCACTCTTTGCTCACTTTTCTG ACAAACAAGTGATTGGTCTCGTGGAGAACCAGAGCGACTGGTACCTCGGCAACCTCTGGAGGAATCACAGGCCCTGGCCTGCCTTGGGCCGGGGATTTAACACAG GCGTGATCCTGCTGCGGCTGGACCGGCTCCGGCAGGCTGGCTGGGAGCAGATGTGGAAGCTGACAGCCACGCGGGAGCTTCTCACCCTGCCTGCCACCTCACTGGCTGACCAG GACATCTTCAATGCCATAATCAAGGAGCACCCGTGGCTGGTGCGGCCCCTGCCCTGCGTCTGGAACGTGCAACTGTCAGACCACACGCTGGCTGAGCGCTGCTACTCAGAGGCGTCTGACCTCAAG GTGAtccactggaactcaccaaagaagcttcGCGTGAAGAACAAGCATGTGGAATCCTTCCGCAACCTCTACCTGACCTTCCTGGAGTACGATGGGAACCTGCTGCGGAGAGAGCTCTTTGGgtgcccccgcccgccccctcctGGGGCCGAGCAG TTGCAGCGGGCCCTGGCGCAACTGGACGAGGGGGACGCATGCTTTGAGTTCCGGCGGCAGCAGCTCACTGTGCACCGTGTGCACATCACCTTCCTGCCCCACAAGCCACCGCCCCCCCAGCCCCACGATGTCACCCTGGTGGCCCAGCTCTCCATGGACCG GCTGCAGATGCTGGAAGCCCTGTGCAGGCACTGGCCGGGCCCCATGAGCCTGGCCTTGTACCTGACAGACGCAGAGGCCCAGCAGTTTCTGCGTTTCGTGGAGACCTCGGTGGTGCTCTCCGCCCGGCAGGATGTGGCCTACCACGTGGTGTACCGTGAAGGTCCCCTCTACCCCATCAACCAGCTTCGCAACGTGGCCTTGGCCCAGGCCCTCACGCCTTACGTCTTCCTCAGTGACATTGACTTCCTGCCTGCCTACTCCCTCTACGACTACCTCAG GGCCTCCATCAAGCAGCTGGAGCTGGGCAGCGGGCGGAAGGCAGCTCTGGTGGTGCCCGCATTTGAGACGCTGCACTACCGCTTCAGCTTCCCCAGTTCCAAGGCCGAACTGCTGGCCTTGCTGGACGCTGGGTCTCTCCACACCTTCAG GTACCATGAGTGGCCCCGGGGTCACGCGCCCACAGACTATGCCCGCTGGCGAGAGGCTCAGGCCCCATACCACGTGCAGTGGGCAGCCGACTACGAGCCCTATGTGGTGGTGCCACGTGACTGCCCCCGCTACGACCCCCGCTTTGTGGGCTTCGGCTGGAACAAGGTGGCCCACGTCGTGGAGCTGGATGCACAG GAATACGAGCTGCTGGTGCTGCCCGAGGCCTTCATCATCCACCTGCCGCACGCCCCAAGCCTGGACATCTCCCGCTTCCGCTCCAGCCCCACCTATCGTGACTGCCTCCAGGCCCTCAAGGACGAGTTCCACCAGGATCTGTCCCGCCACTATGGGGCTGCTGCCCTCAAATACCTCACTGCCCTGCAGCAGCCCCGAGGCCCCACCTGA